In Egibacteraceae bacterium, the following proteins share a genomic window:
- a CDS encoding MarR family transcriptional regulator yields the protein MDETRWLDEHEQQTWRAFLVMHRTLFAQMDRHLQRESGIPHAYYEILVRLSESPDRTLRMSQLAERSQSSRSRVSHAVARLEQKGWVRRSACPEDKRGWLAALTDEGFAALEAAAAGHVEQVRSLLFDPLTPEQVAQLRAITEAVLAHTPPEPAIDDRF from the coding sequence ATGGATGAGACCCGGTGGCTCGACGAGCACGAGCAGCAGACCTGGCGCGCCTTCCTGGTCATGCACCGCACGCTGTTCGCCCAGATGGACCGCCACCTCCAGCGGGAGTCGGGCATCCCGCACGCCTACTACGAGATCCTGGTGCGCCTGTCCGAGTCCCCCGACCGCACCTTGCGCATGAGCCAGCTGGCGGAACGCTCGCAGTCCTCGCGCAGCCGTGTGTCGCACGCGGTGGCACGCCTCGAGCAGAAGGGCTGGGTACGCCGCTCCGCCTGCCCGGAGGACAAGCGCGGCTGGCTGGCCGCCTTGACCGACGAGGGGTTCGCCGCCCTGGAGGCGGCCGCCGCCGGCCACGTCGAGCAGGTCCGCAGCCTGCTGTTCGATCCCCTCACCCCCGAACAGGTGGCGCAGCTGCGGGCGATCACCGAGGCGGTGCTCGCCCACACCCCGCCCGAGCCGGCCATCGACGATCGCTTCTGA
- a CDS encoding VOC family protein: MITRLNHAVLFVSDVARSVAFYRDVLGFRVLPVVPDGVDAAFLQAPGSTNDHDLGLFGIGADAGPSQAGRATVGLYHLAWEVDTLETLGALQDALTAAGALTGASDHGTTKSVYGRDPDGLQFELAWIVPADQLTPEAVAARTTIGRLDLPGEQARYGPATRGGVGISHGEPG, encoded by the coding sequence ATGATCACCCGGCTGAACCACGCGGTGCTGTTCGTCAGCGACGTGGCTCGCAGCGTGGCGTTCTACCGCGACGTGCTGGGGTTCCGCGTCCTGCCGGTCGTCCCCGACGGCGTGGACGCCGCCTTCCTCCAAGCGCCCGGGTCCACCAACGACCACGACCTCGGCCTCTTCGGGATCGGAGCCGACGCCGGCCCATCGCAGGCCGGTCGGGCCACGGTGGGCCTGTACCACCTGGCGTGGGAGGTCGACACCCTGGAAACCCTGGGCGCGCTGCAGGACGCCCTCACCGCAGCCGGCGCGCTGACCGGCGCCAGCGACCACGGCACGACCAAGAGCGTGTACGGGCGTGACCCCGACGGGCTGCAGTTTGAGCTGGCCTGGATCGTGCCCGCCGACCAGCTGACCCCGGAGGCGGTGGCCGCTCGCACCACGATCGGCCGCCTCGACCTTCCCGGCGAGCAGGCCCGCTACGGGCCTGCCACCCGAGGCGGCGTGGGCATCTCCCACGGCGAACCCGGGTAG